The Cydia splendana chromosome 8, ilCydSple1.2, whole genome shotgun sequence genome contains a region encoding:
- the LOC134792914 gene encoding odorant receptor 49b-like, whose amino-acid sequence MNQSKTDCMKYKSFNETFKICSFALALGLIYPNRKNVCLRATLFSFVLLFNCGTLFWFIWYTLKCLWELDIYNSTRNITVGVIILLFVFKTFYVNFKTDMFASLLEQITKDLLKGNNMDADYQEIYDYYIKEGMFGQKCYLWIPLILTSIFPIYAGVSMTYESLRSDDFKKVMLHEMDLKYIEDKQYDFPYFELVFAYYFLGIYSMVPNFAGFDGSFCIATSHLRMKIKLMTHSVQRAFTDSKDILELRAKLKFCVKDHQEALEFYVLIQRLYGGWLFAVFLLTSFLISCNLYQIYLTGIDPRYTMFAATGVFHMYMPCYFASCLIELGEQSCTDIYCAKWESWADPTATKFLIFIMARAQKRLLLHGMGIVFFNMESFVSLMQTSYSFFTLITSK is encoded by the exons ATGAATCAATCAAAAACGGATTGTATGAAATATAAATCGTTTAATGAAACATTCAAGATTTGCTCCTTTGCGCTCGCTTTGGGCCTAATTTATCCAAACCGAAAAAATGTGTGTCTAAGAGCAACTCTTTTCTCCTTCGTACTGCTGTTTAATTGTGGAACTTTGTTTTGGTTCATATGGTACACTCTCAAATGTTTGTGGGAACTAGACATTTACAACTCGACGAGGAATATAACGGTTGGAGTTATCATCCTGCTTTTTGTTTTTAAGACCTTTTACGTAAATTTTAAAACGGATATGTTTGCATCTTTGTTAGAGCAAATAACGAAAGATTTATTGAAAGGAAACAACATGGATGCGGACTATCAAGAGATTTACGACTACTATATAAAAGAAGGCATGTTTGGTCAGAAATGTTACCTATGGATTCCCCTTATTTTGACATCAATATTCCCTATATACGCTGGTGTAAGCATGACTTACGAAAGCTTGAGGTCTGACGACTTCAAAAAAGTTATGTTGCATGAAATGGATTTGAAATATATTGAAGATAAGCAATATGATTTTCCATATTTCGAATTGGTATTTGCATACTACTTTTTGGGGATTTATTCTATGGTTCCAAATTTTGCGGGCTTTGATGGATCGTTCTGTATTGCGACCAGTCATCTTCGTATGAAAATAAAGCTTATGACTCATAGCGTCCAAAGAGCCTTTACAGATTCGAAGGACATTTTAGAGTTGAGAGCGAAATTGAAGTTTTGTGTTAAAGATCATCAAGAAGCGCTTGAGTTTTATGTTCTAATTCAGAGATTGTACGGAGGCTGGTTATTCGCTGTATTTCTGCTGACTTCGTTTCTGATCTCTTGCAACCTGTACCAGATATATCTTACTGGCATTGACCCCAGGTACACTATGTTTGCTGCCACTGGCGTATTTCACATGTATATGCCATGCTACTTCGCTAGCTGTTTGATTGAG TTAGGAGAACAGTCATGCACAGACATTTATTGCGCTAAATGGGAGAGCTGGGCGGACCCAACTGCCACCAAGTTCCTGATATTCATCATGGCTCGAGCACAGAAGAGGCTGCTGTTACATGGCATGGGCATAGTCTTTTTCAACATGGAAAGCTTTGTGTCGTTAATGCAGACATCTTATTCTTTCTTTACATTAATCActagtaaataa